The genomic DNA GTCATATTATCATGACATTCTACATAATTAATGCTTTGCGCCGGCTCTAGAAACAGCCCTGTTTCTTTCATACTTAAAAGACTTCCTGCTGCAATATACTGCAAATGATTACAGTCTACAGACCCACCAAATGCAAAACCACGCTTGTTTATATGAAATGTACTCCCTTTTATCCCATCACGAAATTGATCATTAAACTGCGCAATATGCGGCATGTTCTTCGCATTATTTAACGTTGCTTTTTCTTTGGCAGGAAGTGGTGTTTGTAAATCCCATCCTTCTCCTAATAATAAAGCATCTCGTTTTATGTTTCGTACTTCTTTTTCTATCACATTCATTGTATCAACATCTAAAATTCCCATTAAGTCGAATCGGAATCCATCGACATTGTATTCAGTAAGCCAATATAAAATAGACTCTACAATGAATTTCCTCATCATTTTCCGTTCAGACGCTATATCATTTCCGACTCCCGTCCCATTAGAAGGCATACCATCTTCACCATGACGAAAATAATAGCCTGGAACAAGCTTTTCAAATGATGATAGCTCTCTTTCATAAACATGATTATATACAACGTCTATGATCACCCTAATACCTTGTTCATGAAATGTTTCAATTAGTTGTTTGCACTCAACTATCCTGTTATACGGATCAGAGGGATTTGTAGCATAAAATCCTGTTGGTGCATTGTAATATAATGGATTATACCCCCAATTATAGGCGGACGAAGGATTCGCCTCATCTACACCACCGAAACAATATAAAGGTAATAGTTCAACATGTGTAACACCTAAATCTTTTATATGAGACAACCCTGTTAACGTCCCGTTCCGTCCCGTTGTTCCCTCTTCCATCAATCCTTTATATGTTCCCTTTTGACTCACTCCACTATTTTGATGTATAGTCGCATCACGAATATGCAGTTCATACAATATGGCATCTGTCATTGATTGTAATGGTGGTAATCCCTCTCGTCTTGTTACACTCGTTTTTTCTAAATCGATAACAACACCGTGTTTGCCGTTTACCGTCACCGACTTTGCATAAGGATCCACAGCTTCGTTCCATATTAAATTAATACAAACAAGAAATGTATAGCATGCTCCGTCTAAATCCCCTTGTAATGTTTGAATCCAAACTCCGTTTTCTTCTCTGTACATTTCATGATCGGTATATTCTTTATCACTCTTATAAATTCTTACTTTCGCAAGCCTTGCGGTTGGAGCCCATACTTTAAATGTCGTTTCTTCTTTTTGATACACAGCACCTAAATCTGTACCTTCGTAATAATGCTTTTCATCGAAAATTGTTGTTCGAATAACAGCACCTATTTGTAAATCCGTTTCTTCATTCCGTTCATCTCGTACTGTATAATACTTCCCCACATCTAGCGGCTCTTCTATAAAGCACTCATACTTCGTTGCATCTGGAAGTGCAATAGTATGAGCAATCGGTAAATCTTTCACATTACTTCCTTCTTGCAAACGAAATGTCCGACTTGTTCCATACGCATGTGGGAGCAAAATTGTAATTTTATTCATTTCATCTAAATAGGCATCAAATGGACGTTTTACTTTCAACATAAAAAAATCACCATCATTCTCAAAGTTAAAATAAAGTGAAACTTTAATGAGCGAGAAAATTTTCCCATCCTCACTTATTATTAGCCTTCACCAATCAGGCGAGATAAAATGAGCTGCAAATGATAAGGCTTTTCTTATCAACAAGACTCTATACAGTAACTCCATTCTTCTCTATAGTATATTCACCTGCATAAAAAACGTTTTCAACATTCTATTTTTGTAATTTTATTTCAGCAATCGATTTATACTTCGGGGTTTCTTTCACGTGGGATTCGTATAAAGTAATTGTATCTGCTTGAAATGATATTTCAGGCACTTCTTTTATACTTTCTAAATGAAACTTTTCTTCTCCTATCCATTTACGAGCAACAGTAATATGCGGATGATACGGGCGTGTTTCTAGAGAAAAACCATTTTCTTCACAAATGGCATGTACTTGCTTTTGTAACTGAAACAAATCATGATTCTCACTTACCTTCGCCCAAAGAATACGGGGCTGATCTTCCCTACCAAACGTTGAAAAACCTTGTAACGTGAACGATAGTTCTTTTGTTTTTATAAGTGTTTGTAATCCATTCTTTATCCCTTTTAACTGTTCTTCTGTCGCACCTCCTAAAAAGGAAAGGGTAATATGATAATCTTCCTTATGTACCCACGAGCGAAATGGTAATTTCTCATTCGTATCCTCTTTATAGTTAGACAGCACTTCTTTTATATGATTTGGTAACGTAATTGCGACAAAATAATGCCTATCCATGTACACCGTCTCCTTCTTTCTATTGTTGCTTTTCTTTCTTATCTCATTCAATTAAAAAGAAGCCGCCCTCTAAAGTAGAGAGCGGTCATTATTCATATATCGGCGATTAAAGTTTCACTTTACTTCGCTAATTCATGAATTGCTTGCGCATAAATTGCTGTTGCTTTTAATAAGTCTTCAATTTCAATGTACTCATCTTTTTGATGCGCAAGTTCTTCCTTTCCAGGGAATAGCGGTCCAAATGCCACACCAGCTTTTAATGAACGAGCATAAGTACCTCCGCCAATTGCTAATAGTTCTGCTTTTTCACCTGTTTGTTCTTCATATACACATTGTAACGTACGAATTAATACGTGGTCTTTATCAACGTGATGCGGGCGTGAATTAGAATAGTCAGCTACTTCAAATCCATGCGTACCAACATACTCTTTCAACTTCGCAATTGTTTCTTCAAAGTTAGTTGTAACTGGGTAACGTACGTTTAGCCCTAAGTTACCACCGTTTTCTTTCGTATAAGAAAGGCGACCAACATTCACTGTTAACGGACCGCTAATTTCATCTTTATAAGCAATAGTAGCTTTTTCACCCAAAATATCACCAGTAAATGTTTCTGTTGCAAATGTCGCAAATGCAGTTGCTTTTCCATCAAGTGAAACTGTAGTCAAGAAGTTTGCTAATAATAAACCTGCATTTTCTCCTTTTTCAGGAGTAGATCCGTGCGCTGAAATTCCTTTTATTTGCAACGTCACTGTATTACCTTCTATAGTCGATTCCCCTATTTTTTTAGCAGTTTGTAAATACTCTTCATATGCTACTGTAAGTGCATTTACATCTTCTCCTGTAATAACCGCTTCTGCAAAATCAGGAACCATATTTAAACGTCGCCCTGAATCAAATGAAACAAGTTCATATGTACCTTTTTTCTCTTCACTACCATTTTGCACAACTTGTATATCAGAAATTCCTTTTTCTGCATTAATAATTGGAAAATCTGCATCTGGTGCAAAACCGATTGTTGGCATTTCTTCGTTTTTAAAGTAGTGATCTACACATTTCCAATTGCTTTCTTCATCTGTTCCTATAATCATACGAACACGTTTTGAAAGAGGTAAGCCTAATTCTTTCACAATTTTCATCGCATAATATGCTGCCATCGTTGGGCCTTTATCGTCAATTGCACCACGTGCAAAAATCTTTCCATCGCGAATATCCGCACTATATGCGGGAGTCGTCCAGCCATCTCCTTCTGGTACAACATCAACGTGACAAAGAATACCTACTAATTCTTCTCCTTGTCCCATTTCAAGATGACCTGCATATCCTTCTAAATTTTTAGAAGCAAAACCTTCAGCTTCTCCTTTATGTAACATGAAAGATAGCGCTTTTTCTACCCCTTCACCGAATGGTGCGCCCTCTTTCGCCGATTCTTCTTCCCATACACTTTTAATTTGTAAAAATTGTTGTGTATCACGAATTAAATCATCTTTTCGTTTTGCAACTTCTTCTGTCCAATTAATCGCTGACATCACGCATCCATCCTTCACTATATTATCTCTTTCATCATAGCAAACCGAAATCCCTTATGCCATACACGAAAACTAAATACCGAACAATTGTAATATTTCAGACATTTCTTATTAGTTTTTCTTTTATTTTTTCAAAAAAATTTGCAGGAATTTGGCGTTTTACGTAGAATTTTATGTGTTAGTTGACTGACCATATATACAATGTCAACTACCAATATTTTTCTATATGAATTTTTGTTAAACTTTTGTAAAATTTAAGTAGATTAAAGCATGAATTTTATCATGTAGAGTACAATGGTAGTAACGACCTTCTTTCCTGAATGGGGTCAAAAAAACTAGTAGAGGAGTGGTTTTCTCTTGAAACCTACAACTACTCGTATGCTAACACGCATTAAATCAATTTATATGTACATCAATGAAAACGGAACGGTAACGACGAAAGACCTTGTAGATGAGTTCGGGATCACACCGCGAACGATACAACGTGATCTAAATGTGTTGCAGTTTAATGAACTCGTGTATAGCCCTTGCCGCGGTAAGTGGACAACAACAGGAAAGAAAGTGAGAATGACCTCATAACGAAAAATAATTGTATGTAAATAAATACATACCCCTTTCTAACTATTAGAAAGGGGTTTTTTCTGTACCTATAAAGGTACTACTTTTCAGTATCTACTTGATATGTTCTTAACATTTCTACTTCTTCATCTGTTAGCTCTCGGTATTGTCCAAGTTCTAGTTCTTCATCTAATACTAACGGACCCATCTCTGTTCTCTTTAGGTAGACTACTTTTTTCCCTACCGCTTCAAACATACGCTTCACTTGATGGAATTTCCCTTCCGTAATCACAAGCTCAATTTCAGAAATATCATCGCTTTTCAATATTGTAAGCGCACCTGGCTTTGTTTCATAGCCATCGTCTAAAATAACACCTTTAGCAAACTCTTTTACATCCTCTTCTGTTACTACTCCTGCAACGTGTGCATAATATTTTTTCGGCACATGCTTTTTCGGAGATAATAATTGATGTGATAACTTCCCATCATTTGTTATCAATAAGAAACCTTCCGTATCGATATCAAGTCGTCCAACTGGGAACGGATCAAAGATTGCATCTTCTAATTCTAATAAATCTATTACTGTTTCATGATTATCATCTTCCGTCGCTGAAATAACACCTTGTGGTTTATGCATCATTAAGTAAACAAACTCTTTGTATTCCACAACTTCACCGTGAATCATAACTTCTTGCTCTTCTACATTTACATGAACTTTCGCATCTTTTACTGGCGTTCCATCAATTTTCACAACGCCATCTTTCAATAATTTCTTTACTTCTTTTCTACTTCCATATCCCATATTCGCTAATAATTTATCTAATCTCACGTTTTTCACCTTCTTTATTTATCATAGAAAAGGGGACGTAATTACGCCCCTCTTGATTTCAACTTTATTTTAAATCTACTACCAAGTTTACGTTGAATTTTATCTAATGCTTCTCCGCCAAATACTCTTTCAAGTACTCCTGTGCGAATTGCTAACAATCCGTAAACAAGACCGCCAATACCTGCACAAATCGCAACTGTTATAAGAGCACCAATACGGCCATCAGGCGAAATCATGAAGGATAGAAGCCATTGTGATAGTTTTACAGCAACGACCATTATAAGTGTCAGTACTGCAATTTGGAATGTTCTTTTATATACAACACCGAATGAATAGTGTGCGTATTTTTTAATTTGTCGATTTGTATACCAAACAGAAGCTAAGAAACCAACTGCGGTCGCTAGAATTGCTCCTACTGTACCGAAATAACGAATAAAGATTACGTTACATACAAATTTCAAAATAACACCCATAATAAGCGCGACAATCGCATGCTTTTGCTGATTAATCCCTTGAAGAATTGCCGCTGTTACTGTAAATAAAGCAAATAACAATGCAACTGGTGCATACCACATTAATACTTGTCCACCTAATGGATCTGAGTCATAGAAAGCCGTGTAAATTGGATATGCAAGTGTTGAAATACCGATAACTGCTGGCAATGTTAAAAACATATTTGCCTGGAATGTTTGTGTAATTTGTAATTTCAAATAGCGGTATTGTTTTTCAGTAAATGATTTTGTAATTGCTGGTACAAGCGTTAAACTAAACGCTGTTGCAAGTGATACAGGAATCATAATTAACTTATGCGTCCACATTGTGAAAATACC from Bacillus cereus G9842 includes the following:
- the pepV gene encoding dipeptidase PepV translates to MSAINWTEEVAKRKDDLIRDTQQFLQIKSVWEEESAKEGAPFGEGVEKALSFMLHKGEAEGFASKNLEGYAGHLEMGQGEELVGILCHVDVVPEGDGWTTPAYSADIRDGKIFARGAIDDKGPTMAAYYAMKIVKELGLPLSKRVRMIIGTDEESNWKCVDHYFKNEEMPTIGFAPDADFPIINAEKGISDIQVVQNGSEEKKGTYELVSFDSGRRLNMVPDFAEAVITGEDVNALTVAYEEYLQTAKKIGESTIEGNTVTLQIKGISAHGSTPEKGENAGLLLANFLTTVSLDGKATAFATFATETFTGDILGEKATIAYKDEISGPLTVNVGRLSYTKENGGNLGLNVRYPVTTNFEETIAKLKEYVGTHGFEVADYSNSRPHHVDKDHVLIRTLQCVYEEQTGEKAELLAIGGGTYARSLKAGVAFGPLFPGKEELAHQKDEYIEIEDLLKATAIYAQAIHELAK
- a CDS encoding DeoR family transcriptional regulator translates to MKPTTTRMLTRIKSIYMYINENGTVTTKDLVDEFGITPRTIQRDLNVLQFNELVYSPCRGKWTTTGKKVRMTS
- the pulA gene encoding type I pullulanase, whose product is MLKVKRPFDAYLDEMNKITILLPHAYGTSRTFRLQEGSNVKDLPIAHTIALPDATKYECFIEEPLDVGKYYTVRDERNEETDLQIGAVIRTTIFDEKHYYEGTDLGAVYQKEETTFKVWAPTARLAKVRIYKSDKEYTDHEMYREENGVWIQTLQGDLDGACYTFLVCINLIWNEAVDPYAKSVTVNGKHGVVIDLEKTSVTRREGLPPLQSMTDAILYELHIRDATIHQNSGVSQKGTYKGLMEEGTTGRNGTLTGLSHIKDLGVTHVELLPLYCFGGVDEANPSSAYNWGYNPLYYNAPTGFYATNPSDPYNRIVECKQLIETFHEQGIRVIIDVVYNHVYERELSSFEKLVPGYYFRHGEDGMPSNGTGVGNDIASERKMMRKFIVESILYWLTEYNVDGFRFDLMGILDVDTMNVIEKEVRNIKRDALLLGEGWDLQTPLPAKEKATLNNAKNMPHIAQFNDQFRDGIKGSTFHINKRGFAFGGSVDCNHLQYIAAGSLLSMKETGLFLEPAQSINYVECHDNMTMWDKLVRSNEESEAILKKRHLLASAMVILSQGIPFLHAGQEFYRTKKGNENSYNANDEINQLDWDQKEKEIETVNYIKGLIAIRKEHGAFRLQNADLIKKHMTFLQTSTEVLAYHLQNVKSFGPWKEIVVLFNSGLEAKTVQLPKEETWHVLVNENEAKIDPISSFRGKELRLAPISTYILTIM
- a CDS encoding pseudouridine synthase, which codes for MRLDKLLANMGYGSRKEVKKLLKDGVVKIDGTPVKDAKVHVNVEEQEVMIHGEVVEYKEFVYLMMHKPQGVISATEDDNHETVIDLLELEDAIFDPFPVGRLDIDTEGFLLITNDGKLSHQLLSPKKHVPKKYYAHVAGVVTEEDVKEFAKGVILDDGYETKPGALTILKSDDISEIELVITEGKFHQVKRMFEAVGKKVVYLKRTEMGPLVLDEELELGQYRELTDEEVEMLRTYQVDTEK
- the thpR gene encoding RNA 2',3'-cyclic phosphodiesterase; amino-acid sequence: MDRHYFVAITLPNHIKEVLSNYKEDTNEKLPFRSWVHKEDYHITLSFLGGATEEQLKGIKNGLQTLIKTKELSFTLQGFSTFGREDQPRILWAKVSENHDLFQLQKQVHAICEENGFSLETRPYHPHITVARKWIGEEKFHLESIKEVPEISFQADTITLYESHVKETPKYKSIAEIKLQK